A region from the Deinococcus sp. KNUC1210 genome encodes:
- a CDS encoding IS630 family transposase (programmed frameshift), with protein sequence MAQAWQPAKLTRPQLEERRLFAEPYLREGAFSSAQLAELCGVESSTVRTWRQRLRTQGSLEATVTSGPPGRLTDAHLAELIGLLQAGPDPNQYPDQRWTCPRIRAVIGLKFDVWYHVDHLSRLLHAWGFSRQKPAKRAAEQDQDAVAAWIDTMAPELERKIETGETLAFLDEVGFSLKPTVARTWAPCGNPPVLKTKTNWQKVSTIGAITTTGQFLQHTHPAAIKGPHVIAFLTHLLRHVKGKVTVILDNASIHKTKALSAFVAGEMRLSMVYLPPYSPELNPIELVWAYVKQQMMGNFCPRDLVILKSRLFQAWRRVRYVQLPAHLLHGVIREQRTQISIGRRR encoded by the exons ATGGCACAGGCGTGGCAGCCTGCAAAGCTGACTCGTCCACAGTTGGAAGAACGGCGGCTCTTTGCAGAACCCTACCTTCGGGAGGGCGCATTCAGTTCTGCACAGCTCGCTGAGCTGTGCGGCGTCGAATCAAGCACGGTGCGCACGTGGCGTCAACGTCTGCGTACACAAGGTTCGCTGGAGGCGACCGTGACCTCAGGACCGCCCGGACGCCTCACAGATGCGCACCTCGCAGAGCTCATCGGCCTGTTGCAGGCCGGGCCTGATCCAAACCAGTACCCCGACCAGCGCTGGACATGTCCGCGCATCCGAGCCGTCATTGGATTGAAATTTGATGTCTGGTACCACGTCGATCATCTGAGTCGCCTGCTGCACGCGTGGGGGTTCTCGCGGCAAAAACCAGCGAAGCGGGCTGCTGAGCAGGATCAAGATGCCGTCGCCGCATGGATTGACACCATGGCGCCCGAGCTGGAACGCAAGATCGAAACTGGAGAAACGCTGGCCTTCCTGGATGAAGTGGGCTTCAGTCTGAAGCCTACCGTGGCGCGGACGTGGGCACCATGTGGGAACCCGCCGGTGTTGAAAACCAAAACCAACTGGCAGAAGGTCTCTACGATTGGCGCCATCACCACA ACAGGTCAGTTCTTACAGCACACCCACCCGGCCGCCATCAAGGGCCCACATGTCATCGCGTTCCTGACCCATCTCCTGCGACACGTGAAGGGGAAGGTCACCGTCATCCTGGACAACGCAAGCATCCACAAGACGAAGGCGCTCAGCGCCTTCGTCGCCGGTGAAATGCGGTTGTCCATGGTGTATCTGCCACCGTACTCACCAGAGTTGAATCCCATTGAGCTTGTGTGGGCGTATGTCAAGCAGCAGATGATGGGAAATTTCTGCCCGAGAGATTTGGTGATCCTGAAGTCACGTCTCTTTCAGGCATGGCGGCGGGTGCGGTACGTGCAATTGCCCGCCCATCTGCTTCACGGGGTGATCCGTGAACAACGTACGCAGATATCAATAGGACGGAGAAGATGA
- a CDS encoding permease prefix domain 1-containing protein, whose product MNARERYLNAATRGLWGHRKRELRAELAGHLSERMAEFRLGGLSAEEAERQTLRELGAPERVSGGMMGVHTFPALSKVGALTLLLATTLLATVPQGLAQVKSIYGNFPNSGETSYLDFDQLKAAIEKAGGELSGQPDHAFVTVPGAPRAQYPLNTMNWPGAALVQQHTTYLSTDLLIGGLLSSGADVRILGWKNPTVRAGNADIQLETEDQRVVSQLYTSTFNGDPAFRGDGISWGFALNEHTGQALGFTGQFKKGGVYALVLPQLTYWTSQGVGAGPQDGYVILDSSVNQAQTGSITFQVSDRKQPFKLYSSVEDFQAALDPYRTITTAPVVHWDATHPAPALILELSGHFGRDAYTVVNPSALHVK is encoded by the coding sequence ATGAACGCGAGAGAACGATATTTGAATGCGGCCACGCGGGGACTGTGGGGTCACCGAAAACGCGAGTTGCGAGCGGAGCTTGCGGGCCATTTGAGTGAACGGATGGCTGAGTTCCGCTTGGGCGGTCTCAGTGCGGAGGAAGCTGAGCGCCAAACACTCCGCGAACTCGGCGCACCCGAGCGGGTCAGTGGCGGGATGATGGGCGTACATACATTCCCTGCCCTGAGCAAGGTTGGGGCACTGACATTATTGTTGGCGACCACGTTGCTGGCGACGGTGCCGCAGGGCCTGGCACAGGTGAAGAGCATTTACGGAAATTTCCCAAATAGTGGGGAAACCAGTTACCTGGATTTTGACCAGCTCAAGGCCGCTATCGAGAAAGCGGGTGGGGAGCTCAGCGGCCAACCAGATCATGCGTTTGTCACGGTGCCAGGTGCGCCGCGTGCGCAGTATCCGCTGAACACCATGAACTGGCCAGGAGCGGCTCTGGTGCAGCAGCACACCACGTATCTCAGTACCGATCTGCTCATTGGCGGGCTCCTCAGCTCTGGGGCAGATGTACGGATTCTGGGTTGGAAGAACCCCACCGTGCGAGCGGGCAACGCCGATATCCAACTTGAAACGGAGGATCAACGGGTCGTGAGTCAGCTGTACACCTCTACGTTCAATGGAGATCCTGCGTTTCGTGGCGACGGCATCAGCTGGGGTTTTGCTTTGAATGAGCACACGGGACAAGCCCTTGGCTTCACAGGACAATTCAAGAAAGGGGGCGTGTATGCGCTCGTGCTCCCGCAGCTGACCTACTGGACTTCGCAAGGAGTGGGGGCCGGTCCGCAGGACGGATATGTCATCTTAGACAGCAGCGTCAACCAGGCGCAAACAGGGAGTATCACATTTCAGGTGAGCGACAGAAAGCAGCCATTCAAACTCTATTCCAGTGTCGAGGATTTTCAAGCCGCGCTGGATCCTTACCGCACCATTACCACGGCCCCTGTCGTTCACTGGGATGCTACGCATCCCGCCCCCGCTCTGATTTTAGAACTCAGTGGGCACTTTGGGCGAGACGCTTATACAGTGGTAAATCCCAGCGCACTTCACGTCAAGTAG
- a CDS encoding PadR family transcriptional regulator — protein MPSPSSNSPDANLLRGHLDLILLSIIQGEPKYGLEISKQAQVRTQGYFDLKVGSLYPALHRLEKAGFIRSEFQTAPRSGSPVKAYALTESGERELAARRREFETFAQQLGKLWPLGGEE, from the coding sequence GTGCCCAGTCCATCGTCCAACTCACCCGACGCCAATTTGCTGCGCGGTCACCTCGATCTGATCTTGCTCAGCATCATCCAGGGAGAGCCGAAATACGGCCTGGAAATCAGCAAGCAGGCGCAGGTCCGCACGCAAGGCTATTTCGACCTGAAGGTGGGCAGCTTGTACCCGGCCCTGCATCGGCTGGAAAAGGCAGGTTTCATCCGCAGCGAGTTTCAGACCGCTCCGCGCAGTGGCAGCCCTGTGAAGGCCTACGCCCTGACGGAGAGTGGCGAGCGCGAGTTAGCGGCACGGCGACGGGAATTCGAGACGTTCGCGCAGCAACTCGGCAAACTCTGGCCCCTGGGAGGCGAAGAATGA
- a CDS encoding TetR/AcrR family transcriptional regulator, producing MAYPSKLTPKSILHAALPLVESDGADTLNMRTLAVRLGVQASSLYRHYPDRAALLLAIEEQTTLALHTVMANATEGVKHPAARLSAAAQAYLTYATEHPHLYALLLAPRPPTVATPGSGKNLWNLVLQLVGDVSGNPDDTARTVVLWAYLHGFALLTLSGLLGLSGDQGGFQVGVDTLINGFEAAKKRAEPNDSITPPC from the coding sequence ATGGCCTATCCCTCGAAACTCACGCCCAAAAGCATCCTCCACGCCGCTCTGCCACTGGTCGAGTCAGACGGCGCAGACACCCTGAACATGCGAACCCTCGCTGTCCGCCTGGGCGTGCAGGCCAGCAGCCTCTACCGTCATTACCCAGACCGGGCGGCCCTCCTGCTCGCCATTGAGGAGCAGACGACCCTGGCGCTGCACACAGTCATGGCGAACGCCACTGAGGGGGTTAAGCACCCGGCCGCACGTCTTTCGGCGGCCGCGCAGGCCTATCTCACATACGCTACAGAACATCCACACCTCTACGCTCTGCTGCTGGCCCCGCGTCCGCCCACCGTGGCCACGCCCGGTTCCGGCAAAAACCTGTGGAATCTGGTCCTGCAGCTGGTTGGAGACGTCAGCGGCAATCCAGATGACACCGCCCGTACCGTGGTGCTGTGGGCCTACCTGCACGGCTTCGCCCTGCTGACGCTCAGCGGCCTGCTGGGCCTGAGCGGCGATCAAGGCGGCTTTCAGGTCGGAGTAGACACCTTGATCAACGGGTTCGAGGCAGCCAAGAAGAGAGCCGAACCAAATGACTCGATCACCCCTCCCTGTTGA
- a CDS encoding proline--tRNA ligase, which produces MRVSQTLFVTRRDAPSDAETRGTALLSRAGYVHKLGSGLYTTLPLMQRVLHKLEALIRQELSEIAQEVSFPVLQPQQLWLESGRWDAYTQAEGIMFTVTDRAGRSLSLGPTHEEVAVNVMRDLLQSYRDLPVSVFQIGRKFRDELRPRFGLLRTREFTMKDGYSFHATPEDLRAHFEVISRVYERLLTRLGLQWRAVEADSGNIGGADSREFMVLTDVGEDEVLYTADGRYAANAERAVSAVSAARPSPFHAFERRFTPGTTTVQTACATLGCEPAHMVKNSLYDAVFIQEGQRVLCPVLVSLRGDHTVNAVKLWNAVQARTDHLGGGTLLSLELAQSETWAAAPLSLGYLAPDLPDTVIAERVGIYASFLRLCDTAASVATLFTTGANDVDWHVVGATWNVTYPLPDVVDLRQASAGDASVHDPAQVLQSARGIEVGHVFQLGTRYTQAMQATFMAADGRRQPFQMGSYGIGVTRLAQAAVEQRSDERGLIWPELIAPYQVMVTPVDVEHAQQMHVAETLYAELTAAGVEVLLDDRPQRAGVKFADADLIGLPCRITVGRTLEQGEVEVSLRQTGEVTRWPVLEVARFLTERFAVQQR; this is translated from the coding sequence ATGCGAGTTTCACAGACCCTCTTCGTCACGCGCCGCGACGCGCCGTCCGACGCAGAAACACGAGGCACTGCGCTCCTTTCACGGGCCGGCTATGTTCACAAACTGGGCAGCGGTCTGTACACCACGCTCCCTTTGATGCAGCGCGTCCTGCACAAGCTCGAAGCACTCATCCGCCAGGAACTCTCCGAGATCGCTCAGGAGGTCAGTTTCCCTGTCCTCCAGCCACAGCAGCTGTGGCTGGAATCTGGCCGCTGGGACGCCTATACCCAGGCGGAAGGCATTATGTTCACCGTGACCGACCGGGCCGGTCGGTCGCTTTCCCTCGGCCCGACCCATGAAGAAGTCGCCGTGAACGTGATGCGCGATCTGCTGCAGAGCTACCGGGACTTACCGGTGAGTGTCTTCCAGATCGGGCGGAAGTTCCGCGATGAACTGCGGCCCCGGTTCGGCCTGCTCCGCACCCGCGAATTCACTATGAAGGACGGCTACAGCTTTCATGCCACGCCCGAGGATCTCCGGGCACATTTCGAGGTCATCAGCCGCGTCTACGAACGGCTCCTGACGCGCCTTGGGCTGCAATGGCGGGCTGTCGAGGCCGACAGTGGAAACATCGGTGGGGCCGACAGCCGCGAGTTCATGGTGCTGACCGACGTGGGTGAAGATGAGGTGCTCTACACCGCCGATGGCCGCTATGCGGCCAACGCGGAGCGGGCAGTCTCCGCCGTCTCTGCTGCTCGCCCGAGTCCCTTTCACGCATTTGAGCGGCGGTTCACCCCCGGCACGACCACCGTCCAGACCGCCTGTGCCACCCTGGGCTGCGAGCCTGCGCACATGGTCAAGAACAGCCTCTACGACGCCGTGTTCATCCAAGAAGGCCAGCGGGTGCTCTGCCCCGTTCTGGTGAGCCTGCGTGGAGATCACACCGTGAACGCCGTCAAACTTTGGAATGCGGTTCAGGCCCGTACTGACCATCTGGGGGGCGGCACGCTGCTTTCATTGGAACTTGCACAGTCAGAGACATGGGCGGCGGCCCCACTGTCGCTCGGGTACCTCGCGCCGGACCTCCCGGATACTGTGATTGCAGAACGAGTGGGGATTTATGCGAGCTTCCTGCGGCTGTGTGATACTGCCGCGTCGGTGGCAACCCTTTTTACGACGGGCGCAAATGATGTCGACTGGCATGTCGTTGGGGCCACTTGGAACGTAACCTACCCGCTGCCAGATGTCGTGGATCTGCGCCAAGCGAGCGCAGGAGACGCCAGCGTGCATGATCCAGCCCAAGTGCTTCAGTCCGCGCGAGGCATTGAAGTCGGTCATGTCTTCCAGCTCGGGACACGCTATACCCAGGCGATGCAGGCGACCTTCATGGCTGCCGACGGCCGTCGGCAGCCATTCCAGATGGGAAGTTATGGCATTGGCGTCACCCGACTGGCGCAGGCGGCCGTAGAACAGCGCTCGGACGAACGTGGCCTCATCTGGCCCGAGCTCATCGCGCCGTATCAGGTGATGGTGACACCGGTGGATGTGGAACACGCACAGCAGATGCACGTGGCAGAAACGCTGTATGCAGAACTGACGGCGGCAGGTGTGGAGGTGTTGCTGGATGACCGTCCGCAGCGTGCAGGGGTCAAGTTTGCGGACGCGGATTTGATCGGCCTGCCCTGCCGGATCACGGTAGGGCGGACCCTCGAGCAGGGCGAGGTGGAAGTCAGCCTGCGCCAAACGGGTGAGGTCACGAGGTGGCCCGTTTTGGAGGTCGCCCGCTTCCTCACGGAACGCTTTGCCGTTCAGCAACGATGA